AAGTCGGTGAACTCCGGGCCCAGCTCCGTCTTCAGCTGGCTGCGCGCGTCCTTCGCCAGGTTCCGGACCGTACGCAGCATCTGCGCGGCGTCCTTGGCCACCGACGGGAGCTTGTCGGGGCCGAAGATCAACAACGCCACCACGAGGAGGGTGAGCATCTCGGGCCACCCCAGGCTGCCGAACACGGATCCAGCCTAACCCGGAAATCCGTCCCCGCCGCCGTCTCCCCCACCTTTAGGGGTCAGTCTCCCTGCAGTGTTGCGGTGGCCTTGGCCGTACGGCCGCCCCGGACGTAGGTCA
This DNA window, taken from Mycobacteriales bacterium, encodes the following:
- a CDS encoding sec-independent translocase, with amino-acid sequence MFGSLGWPEMLTLLVVALLIFGPDKLPSVAKDAAQMLRTVRNLAKDARSQLKTELGPEFTDFDLDSLNPRSFVRKNLFDDDDEQPSNGQRPQRPASRVNGEQAPYDPDTI